The sequence AGAATTTTATACTACTAATATGAAACAAAAGCGAGAAGATATTCGAGAATGGACCGGTTTGCTAGTGGGGCGCTATTGTGGTTGGTCTGACTGGGAAGAGGTTATTACTCCCCATTATacacgtggtttttaaaaacgcGGAGGTCAGCCAGGTTATCAAAAGACCTATATAAATGTAGCAGAAGATAAAGAGTGGGGGATATACGAGTAGATGGAGAGAAAACCAGGAATAAAGGACAGAGTTGTTCACATTGGTAGCTGTCGACAAAACGATCCCCTTGAAGACAGAATACAGGGATATTGTCGTCATGGTTTCCATAAAAGTAAATTAATTGATCATGTTTTAGATCACGAATAAGACATATTATGCCAAGAAATTGGTATCATGATTTTGCTTTTAATGAACGAGATAATAGTCGAAGAAGACGCAGTATGTCCACAAACTCTTGGAGAGAACGAGTACAAGGTCAAGAAAGACGCAGGCCTTGGAATTGTTAATTGTAATTTAGAATAATTACATTCGTAGGGTTGCTTGGAACCAAAGTCAGTCCTTCAAAGAAAATGCCTTGATATTTGAAATGTCGAAAGTTTTGCTAACGAAAAGAGAAGAATTtgattaaaacatgtttttaaaagcattcacCTTTTATTAACTATCATGAATTCGTTTAACTTCTACTCTTGAGTGAGAATATAGTGAATCAATTTGGGGAAAAGTAATAAGCTAAGTATCCCAAAAAAGCGATATGCAGTGTGTATGGCGGCGGTACACTTTACACTGACTTTGCCGAGAGCCTTTGAAATCAATTTAGTAAATCCTAGAAATTCCATAATACAAACATTGGTATTTAATTTGACAATCcgaatattttaatatttagtcgTTCAAAAATTATTCGACTTTGTTTAAGATTGTTTGAAAATGCTTATGTTGGccgttttgattttttgcactTTGCTCCAAACATCGTTTGACTACTTAAGAACAAACGCCTCAAAAATTGTTTAGTCATTATTTACCTAGGTAAGTTTATTAgagaaattgtttatttttaaagtacTTAATTTATTTATGCTATTTTTTATCACTTATTCACCTTAAACAAATTATTTAgctattgtttaatatttttggcaattttaagGAGTGGCTGGTTAAAATTGACATTGCTTACAAAAAAAGTGTAGTGCTCATCAGTTATATGTGAGCCTTATTATTAATGTATCTGTAGAAAAAACATGATAAAATCGATAATACCCAAttttccatatccattttgccgtaaaaaaacacaagtccgtattttttaaaacaaggaaCGTGTTGAGCATTTTATTTAAGATGCACACAATTAAGGTAAAATATGTTGTTACAACTTTTAAAGCTCTATTATCGTGGTTTAATTTCCTTTTCAATAAATTGAGCTGATAGAAAATGATAATACAAATGTTGTTAATCCTTGAAGTATGACATTAaagaaggaatagcgacagaaaacggaaaatatttgttttaaaagaagctatgttgttttgttgattttatttaCCTGTAACTCTCTCACTGGTCTTTATAGCAGGCTAGCTACTGACACATGACTACGCTTCACTGAAGCACTTGTGATTGATTTTTTGCGGATTGTATTCCATAAAAAAGTCTGGAGTATTCCTTAGACATCGTTAAGCCTTAACTAAAAAcaatatacaaatttttaaagtacATGGCTTACAAATATAGAGATGTACACAACTAGAGCTAGCTACAAAAATAACGAAAGGTCCGAGGTTTAAACCTACGCTTAGTATTAGATGTCTACCATATTAGCTCAAAATAACTTGATTGAACATTAAGAAaactttaaaaggccatatctGGTAAATCTATCAACTGGACTGTctataaataatttcaaattcAACTTGAATGTGACGCAGGAGATAATGTCTCACTGCGAGCGcttgattgttaaaaaaaaaagtgcTCAACATTTGCCTCGTTTTATAAAATACGATCTTATTTTCATTTACGTCAAAATGGATAAAGAAATAGGTGTATTATTTTTcctcagtcattgcaccgacctcgggcgatatttttgtttaatacacctatttctatatatatatatatatatatatatatatatatttaataaaccttttttttcaattatcgcGCATATAGAGGGAAAATACTAAAAGGTGAAATTTGCCATCGGGATGACAATGTAGGCTTTAGCTCATACAAGCAAAACATTCAATAGTTGATTGTTAATCTATTTAGTATCGATTAAACATTTACTGAGAGTTTATAGTGGCTGTTCATTTGTAGTTCATTTTTTCCAAGTTATGTTGACAATACGACAGCGTACAACCAGGTAAATCAGTGTTCGCAACAATGATCAAAAACGCACTTCTTTCCTGCAACTTGACGGAACAACTTCCAACATACGAGATCGACAGTTGTCAACACCATTTTGTGTACATACTGGTGTATGAAACTAAAGCTTGTCCGAATTTAACAGTACAACTTTGACTGCTTGTTCAGATTTAATGAAGCTATTTCCATCGCTATTGCATTGCCTTTGAATGAAATAGGAGTATGTTTTAAGAGCACTCCAGGAAGCTTTGGTTTTATAATTAGCTGGCTGGTTattaattaaactttaaaaaaataaaccattAAAGCCTTATGAATACTTTTGTGCTAAATGTCATATTTTAAACGCATGAAGAACAGTCTCACACAAAGATAAAATAATCTTAGTTACAATGTAAATTATGTATTTTATTTCACAaagacaataataaaaaatgtacatCCCAATAAAAACTATTTAATGTGCATATTTGTGCTTGTAACAAGTATCCCAAAGGATTGAAACCATAAACACTTTATCTATAAACACTTTAACATGTTATTCACGCCACATGGaaccttaaaaaaatatgacagtggatttttattatttacattacCTCTTTACATTCTGACTAGCTAAAAGAAGCTAGCTAAAAGTTACATGTAACATTTAACATGCGTCCTTTAAATTCATCCTAAAATTGTtaattgttaattttaaaaacgctTCTTTACTCTACTTTCTTTTCGCTGGAAGAACTTAAAAAAATCATAGATAGCACAGAAAAATAGCTTCCTTATCTATATGAACTAAGCGCCATGATTTAATTAACACAGCAAAAAGATGAGGTCTTTTCTGTTTCCGAGAAAACTTAGTTGAGACTTTGAACACAATAAAATGAGTAATTCTGAATCCAGTGTGATAAAATATGTACTGACCGGCGCTGTCGCGACAAAAATGTAAACTATCATATCACacatttttgtatatttgaTGTTTCATTTCACATCTTCCTAACAATAAAGtagaacagaaaaaacaacagtattggAGTAACTTGTTATATTGGTATTTGGTTTGGTAGAGTGGTACATcgcatgacatattttataaaacatatttcatattCATCACAGATCTTTGCACTTGACATCGACCGACTTGTGACCAGCAACTGGATTAAAAACTTTCTCGGTATCCACGGCCAAATGTGGATTGCATCTTTTGTGCGCATTTTCCAAGAAAGAAAACCGTGAAGCTGGTCACTTTACAGTTGTCGATGTCCGTCTGTTCTTCTTCACGCcgacattttcttgattatttgCGCCGGTGCGGTACATAAAACGAAAATTGCATAAATTAATATTAATGACAGTTAAAGTTTGCGATGCTTTCCACGCGACCAAAGACCGAGGCTTGGCCGAGGATACAACACGTGCATTTATAATATTCTCATGCGCATGCGCATAACCCGAAAAATCGGGTTACATTGTAGTGCAGAATCCGAAAAGAAACTTCGTTCCCGACTTATCGCAGAACGTCGGAAACAGCGCAACTAGCAAGGTGCAAAGtctaattttacaaaatttccagTTTCAAAGTTTTAAAACCGAACcctgtgaaaaaaatcaaaaaagagcAGGTATTTCGTCCTCTCCTGCAGAAGTTTACACCAAATTGATAAGAAAATGTCTTATTGTACCGATCTATAAATGAAAATATCGACCGACATTATGACGTATGAAGATCTATGTAATGAGATTAATGtgacaaatgcttaaaatttCCAGCAGAGACAGGCTAATAGGGTGaagaaataaaagcagtttcgaATAATTGGTAATATTCCAGGCTCAAAAAAGTGTAGGGGTGTCCAATAGAGAggcaatgaaaattagttttcacaaaagaattgtttttgcaactattatttattttcattacaacaaaaattaacaacaaatttAAATCCAATGCCAGCAATTTCATCTTAATCCAATTGCAGTACCTAGTGCTGGATATCTTGCACGTAACCATCGATCACTGGATGTGTAGGTTCCACAACCACCGTAGTGCATttcagtgaagaaaaaataatttaagggcAGACGACGCCCTGAAGGAGGACGGATGGCGTTTTTTCTCCAATTTACTGAAACCCCTTGGCGCTCATAAACCAAATTATTTTTGAGATAAGAGGAAGGAGTTTTCTCAAACGAGTTGTAGAAAAATGCGAAATAGCTGTTGTCATCAGTTTTGTCACACTTACGAAATGTTACGGCTTTCCCATTCACTTTGATGCCTTCTACATGATTTACACGGTTGACAGAATTCGGAAGAGTATCCAGGTAAATATAAGGACCTATGTGCCTATTGACTGGGGCACTAGTTCCGGTGTGCCCATTTAGATAAACGCGTAATCCGCCGGTCGCTCTATATTGGGTAATGATGGTGTAGGGTTGTGTACCGTCTGGCTTTGAAATTCGCAAAAGTACATCGCTACTTCTCCTGAATAAACATCTGATGTCAGCGTTGGATAATCTCGGCAGTAGAGAATTTGAAATAAAGGTGTATCCACCACCATTGATACCCATTTCACAAAATACTCTTTTCATTCCTGACGGCAGGTAAACATTGTATATACCGCTGGTGCTATGCCCAGAACGTCGTAAATCATGACATGTGTAGCAGCTTGGTCTGGTGTCCTGAAAAGATAAGTCATTTGAAACTACAAACTTGTATCACATTTTGCGAACAAATATTTGAACGTTTGGTGTTCATATATTAAATATACCGTTATAATGTTTGGCAATGTTATTTCGTTAATTTTGATTACTTGTAATAGAATCAAAAGTCTGGTCGCTGTAATGACTGTTTTCAAGCTGTGTAaacatactaaaacgcatgtttATGCAAATGAATCTGGCTTAGACATTCATAAGGATGAAATCACAAGCGACAAAAGTCTGCAAATATACATCTTTCTTTTATGTGAGATGAAATGCTTACCACATCTGCTACCAGCCCGACCAAAAGCAGAGCTATAAATTCTATCATCTTGTAAAATTTCTTCCTGTTCTAAAAAGTGTTCGTTGAGCAACTGCTCTAATTTCTCATTGTGCTCTGAATTTATATGCCCCAAACGCTGTCATCCGTTGCGGTTTAGTCTTGCTTTTACCAATGGTTGTATACGTTTCATTCTCAGGCAATTATTGTCTTGTTATGGAAAAATAATCCGCTCAAAATTAATGATACTTTAAATAGATCTGTTTTAACAAAATATGCTACGTAATGAGTTTTTATGAATTGGATACAAACTATGACAAAGAACAGAACAAAATCCATAAagatataataaaagaaaaagagacacaAGGCGGTAAGTTTCTATTCATAACCATATTGTTCAAAAAACAATGGAGAGGAGGCGCGTCACTTGGTTCCAGTTCTTTCTGCGCGCTTCTTGCAAACGACTAATGACCGATTCTTTCAGCATACTGACAGTTTTGCTTGTAAAagattaagaaaataattaggTTTTCCACTGAATTCCGCCAAAGTTTATTGTTTAAATAGCTCTCACGGGTTTTCCCTCGCATTCAACATAATTTACCtgcataatttttaagaaaatcagtATGAGAAGCAGCTCGAAGTTCAAGCAGGCATACTTGTTGTTGTCGTATGTATACGAAAAACAAACGCGTTTTTTCAAGAAATACTGAAGGGAATATGAATCCTTCATAGATGTACGAAGGTAAGGGTTTATTCTTTACTCTAATAATATTCTTTAAGTGAAGCACGATAACTAGCTACTT is a genomic window of Hydractinia symbiolongicarpus strain clone_291-10 chromosome 14, HSymV2.1, whole genome shotgun sequence containing:
- the LOC130625532 gene encoding uncharacterized protein LOC130625532 produces the protein MIEFIALLLVGLVADVDTRPSCYTCHDLRRSGHSTSGIYNVYLPSGMKRVFCEMGINGGGYTFISNSLLPRLSNADIRCLFRRSSDVLLRISKPDGTQPYTIITQYRATGGLRVYLNGHTGTSAPVNRHIGPYIYLDTLPNSVNRVNHVEGIKVNGKAVTFRKCDKTDDNSYFAFFYNSFEKTPSSYLKNNLVYERQGVSVNWRKNAIRPPSGRRLPLNYFFFTEMHYGGCGTYTSSDRWLRARYPALGTAIGLR